From Roseburia hominis, the proteins below share one genomic window:
- a CDS encoding RHS repeat-associated core domain-containing protein has translation MDYVEDGRKKQKCSVLIPESAKTGKGDSPVEQLAALVPKKRQERNYTITQYVNDVNRENAEVLMELKVDGKMKAAYTYGEQRLGKDTADRAFYYLHDGQGNVAGLTDSGGTMKNSYRYDPYGALTFGEPDGISYYGYNGESTNTNTGLQYLRARYYDPENGNFTSEDSWAGYLDLPLSRNRYAYTMNNPVNYTDPSGHRVPMPSPKTNTARIVRNVVTKNQTTKRMYSRMSTTGGPSTGGPQSNGRNNQSTYTAYQNYIAQSKARTQRLVKRELCTPDTERISDGNIKVARGLSVAAAGTSIVFAVVASGGTILVPILIGATMAVIGAADATEVGRYMTRTPQNGGMQSQMDLALNPDWGNTATQVTEVIVPKGTTIYEGTAAPQVINGGAGMLMGGGNQVYIPEVDALWFVN, from the coding sequence CGAAAAAAAGGCAGGAACGGAACTATACCATCACCCAGTATGTGAACGATGTCAACCGGGAGAATGCGGAAGTCCTGATGGAACTGAAGGTGGACGGAAAGATGAAAGCAGCGTACACCTACGGGGAGCAGAGACTCGGCAAAGATACGGCGGACAGAGCGTTCTACTATCTGCATGACGGCCAGGGAAACGTGGCAGGACTTACGGATTCCGGCGGCACCATGAAGAACAGCTATCGGTATGACCCATATGGAGCGCTCACTTTTGGCGAGCCGGATGGAATCAGCTACTATGGCTACAATGGAGAATCCACGAATACGAACACGGGCCTGCAGTATCTGCGGGCGAGGTATTATGATCCGGAGAATGGGAACTTCACCAGTGAGGACAGCTGGGCGGGCTATCTGGATCTGCCGCTGAGCCGGAACCGCTATGCCTATACGATGAACAATCCGGTGAACTATACGGACCCGTCAGGGCACCGTGTGCCGATGCCATCACCTAAAACCAATACGGCGAGGATCGTAAGGAATGTAGTGACCAAAAATCAGACAACGAAACGAATGTACTCACGAATGTCGACTACGGGAGGGCCATCAACAGGCGGACCGCAGAGCAATGGAAGAAATAACCAGAGCACATACACTGCATATCAAAACTACATTGCACAGTCCAAAGCAAGAACACAGCGTCTTGTCAAGCGGGAACTGTGTACTCCGGATACAGAGAGAATTAGCGATGGAAATATCAAAGTTGCGCGTGGATTGTCAGTAGCAGCGGCAGGAACTTCCATAGTTTTTGCAGTGGTTGCGAGTGGAGGCACAATACTTGTTCCCATTTTGATTGGGGCAACAATGGCTGTTATCGGAGCTGCTGATGCGACAGAGGTTGGACGCTATATGACAAGAACACCACAAAATGGAGGAATGCAATCACAGATGGATTTGGCATTAAATCCAGATTGGGGAAATACTGCCACACAAGTAACAGAAGTAATAGTGCCAAAGGGAACGACGATTTATGAAGGTACAGCTGCACCACAAGTCATAAATGGTGGAGCTGGAATGTTAATGGGTGGTGGAAATCAAGTATATATTCCGGAGGTAGATGCTTTATGGTTTGTAAATTAG